The sequence GTAAAGGGGGGTATTACGCAGACGcgttatatcaaaattatcacATAGCCACAAAAGGCAACCCCGATTCTCCCACAAGCCAGGTCAATTTGTAAGGGTTATATGTAAAGGAGTgcttaataatgtaaataataagtgactcaatttcttaaaaataacctAATATTTGTGGTTATAGTATCTTTTTTAATCCcactacgttttttttttttatggtatcagttggcggatgagcatttggtccatctgatggtaagtggtctccaccgcccatgatcaaaggcgctgtaagaaatattaaccattctttacatcacctatacgccaccaaccttgggaactaagatgttaagtcccttgtgcctgtgattacactggctgatTCTGATTCCAAAAGTCTTGATACATagctaaaaatagttataattaaaaaaactggtCTTCAATTTCTAAGAGAAAATCATTTACCTTAAAGATAAATCAATCTTCCATTGCATATTAACTATTCCAGGTTTCACTCGTACATGTTTCGGtatgttttcatatattttatctgtacaaAGGAATGCTGTCAACTCGGCCGCACACTCCGGAGAAAGTCtgcaaatatataaacttggattatacataatatctaacaacattaatttataaagaacatGCATCTATTGATTAGCTTTGTGAATAAGACTGACATGTATTAGATGGGGCTATGTGTAAGTACTTCTGGGAAGTTACCAGAAGGTCTGCCTACTGCATAATTGTATCATAACtttttctatattcaaaaattaGCCGGGACAATGTTGCTAGTCTTATTCTCTATCAATGTTTATagccagtggtgaccatttaccataaaCTGACACATATGCAAGTATTCtacttttactaaataaaaaaatgaatcaaaAGATATCCAgacatatgttatattttgcTAAGAGCATCTTGGTCAAGATCCAAATTCTATTAGTCAAGAAAAGAGGCCAccagtagtaattttttttttttttaaataattaacacaaaCCTTAGTccttctaaaaatatttgcatgtcGCTAGCACTCCACGGCTCTTTGGTAGCCGAGCGTGACCTTGCAACATGCCTTACGATAGATCTGACTGCTGCAAACTTATTAGCATTCTGTAAACTGGACGTTCTACTGTCTGGTTCACCTTCCAACTCTTTCAGAGCCACTAAAAGTTAATACACAAATTtctctttgtaaaattatagcaaggttctttaaatattcatatcttTATGCCGAGAATACTTTAGTATGTGTGTGATGCTGAACTGTTGATAAGCagaattttttactttttcaaaagTGGGTGGCGCTTCGATTAAGTCGAaggactaaaaaaaaatatcctatacGCTTTATACTTTACAAagtgttcatttaaaatactcTAATTGATTAAACAGTATTCTATATAGCGCAACAAATAACATTACACTCGAactctatttattaaaactttggaAAACTTACACAAAACAAATGGTCGGATTTCCTTTTTCTGTATTTCCGGGGTAACATAAGAAACAGATGTCCATTGCAAAGGGCTCTCTGATAATAGTTCTAATTGCTGTGATAACATTTTCACTACTATAAGGTAATATTCTAGTAAATATTAGCTATGTAACGGAAACATTTATATTGGCctttatttccttttatattttaaaaccaaagTAAAAAACGTCACACtcaaatagataaaatttttaaatacctacatcattttattattttaatttttatcattcataataagatattaattattttttctatttcaattacaataataaagctaatgatgttttaattataatatttttataatatacaatatatcttaattatCAACAAGTTCAAAAACGTGTATATTGaaacttacatttttaatctgtaattttgTACATGGCGGACCGAAGCTTGCGCGAGTgtattgttttctttataaatttactttgtagtaaaaactgtattttgtattatattttataataaaatacttaaattaaactttcGTCATTGAAAAACCGaacttagttttataaaataattgcccAAAGGGTGTGAAACGGTTAAAATGGCGGCAGTACAAGGAGCCGGTAACAAGCAATGGCCAGCGAGGCCAGGTGTACAGCATCAAAATAGTCAAAGCAATGCGAGTTTAACATTAAACAGAACTATAAATCTTTACCCCTTAACAAATTACACATTTGGAACCAAGGAACCACTATTTGAGAAAGATGCATCTGTACCAGCTAGGTTTCAAAGGATGCGCGAGGAGTTTGGAAAAATTGGTATGCGAAGGttcgtaaaacattttaatttaacaaaaaatatcgaTTACTGGGCATAGTAGGTGGTATAAGTGGCGTTaccttttgattttgtttatttttctgccTTTTCTGTGTTTTGATTTTGTAGTCAAGGAAATTGGAACTTAAACCTATCATATATTGTCATATAGACGATTGTAATCGTCTGTAAACAGAATCGGGCAGTATATGAATTACTAGTAAtcgaaatacaaatacaattttacatagaaattattgaaaatagagATCCGTACACACTTGGCTATATAC comes from Vanessa atalanta chromosome 30, ilVanAtal1.2, whole genome shotgun sequence and encodes:
- the LOC125075184 gene encoding uncharacterized protein LOC125075184, whose product is MLSQQLELLSESPLQWTSVSYVTPEIQKKEIRPFVLLALKELEGEPDSRTSSLQNANKFAAVRSIVRHVARSRSATKEPWSASDMQIFLEGLRLSPECAAELTAFLCTDKIYENIPKHVRVKPGIVNMQWKIDLSLSQSNIQLENATPQRSKEIMNRDTQVILIFNLTDGQTKTYRLSISKFHELRYIVASALKSMIILEKRKCMKRD